A single window of Hemibagrus wyckioides isolate EC202008001 linkage group LG28, SWU_Hwy_1.0, whole genome shotgun sequence DNA harbors:
- the castor2 gene encoding cytosolic arginine sensor for mTORC1 subunit 2, which yields MELHILEHSLKVASIAKEGIQICTHGLIKLAFLPSKTRCKFFSLTETPEDYTIIVDEDGFKELPESEYLSVADATWLALNVVSGGGSATSSQPIGVTKIAKSVIAPLADHNISVFMLSTYQTDFILVRERDLPMVMHTLSSEFTLLRVVNGETVAANYSGVTNGFVKPKLVPRPIIHPLSSPSNMFCVTSLDPDTLPSVATLLMDVMFYSGGGKEAGAQNEDSGHIRFFSFSLIEGYISLVMDEQTTRRFPNNVLFTSASGELWKMVRIGGQPLGFDECGIVAQISEPLATADIPAYYISTFKFDHALVPEENIQSVIGALRTNESTGQ from the exons ATGGAACTGCACATTTTGGAGCACAGCCTGAAAGTAGCCAGTATAGCGAAGGAAGGCATCCAGATTTGCACTCACGGATTAATTAAACTCGCTTTCCTGCCTTCAAAAACAAG ATGCAAGTTCTTCAGTTTGACCGAAACCCCTGAGGATTACACCATCATAGTAGACGAAGACGGCTTTAAAG AACTGCCCGAGTCTGAGTATCTCAGCGTAGCGGATGCGACATGGTTAGCTCTCAACGTGGTGTCAGGGGGAGGCAGCGCCACCAGCTCTCAACCGATCGGCGTCACCAAAATCGCCAAGTCCGTCATCGCCCCCCTCGCCGACCACAACATCTCCGTCTTCATGCTGTCCACCTACCAAACCGACTTCATTCTG GTCAGAGAGAGGGATCTTCCCATGGTCATGCACACGTTGTCCTCCGAGTTCACCCTCCTCAGGGTGGTCAATGGAGAGACGGTAGCCGCCAACTACTCTGGAGTCACCAACGGTTTCGTCAAGCCTAAACTTG tCCCTCGACCCATCATTCACCCTCTCTCCAGTCCCAGTAACATGTTCTGTGTGACGAGTCTGGACCCAGACACACTGCCCTCTGTGGCCACCCTGCTCATGGACGTCATGTTCTACTCAGGAGG AGGGAAGGAAGCAGGAGCGCAGAATGAAGATTCAGGACACATCcgcttcttctccttctccctgATCGAGGGCTACATCTCTCTGGTTATGGACGAGCAGACTACTCGAAG GTTCCCCAACAACGTCCTCTTCACCAGCGCTTCGGGAGAGTTGTGGAAAATGGTCCGCATCGGAGGACAGCCTTTAGGATTTG ACGAATGTGGGATTGTGGCCCAAATATCTGAACCTTTGGCGACAGCTGACATTCCAGCCTACTACATCAGCACCTTCAAGTTTGACCATGCTCTG GTTCCAGAGGAGAACATCCAGAGTGTGATCGGAGCCTTGAGGaccaatgagagcacaggacaGTGA
- the rcc1l gene encoding RCC1-like G exchanging factor-like protein, which produces MTLNGVMALICARVRVRSGVVLSCRLFSSVPIRRDREARQDVPLFRYVGERRKPTDKVFVWGFSYTGALGIPSFVVPNSGRKKPRKYQLTPYRLDTEQKISSAACGYGFTLLASNTKDITKVWGMGLNKDSQLGFQRTQHNRHKSYEYVLEPSPVSLPLANPQETRVLQVSCGRAHSLVLTDSEGVFSMGNNAHGQCGRKIIEDEVYSGSHVVHKIDGFDSRVIQVVCGQDHSLFLTESGSVYACGWGADGQTGLGHHNKAALPVRVGGDLDGVKVQQVSTYGDCSLAVSEDGHVFGWGNSEYLQLASVTETTQVSSPRLLPLKGIGKVKQAACGGTQVAVLNEDGEVFVWGYGILGKGPNLSEAETPEKVPATLFGKSEFNPTVKVSHIRCGLNHFAAITDRGELFVWGKNVRGCLGIGKRDDQYFPWRVTVPGHVVDVACGVDHMVALVKSLI; this is translated from the exons ATGACACTGAATGGCGTCATGGCGTTAATCTGTGCTCGTGTTCGTGTCCGATCCGGGGTTGTTTTGAGCTGCCGTTTATTTTCCTCGGTGCCGATAAGAAGAGACAGAGAAGCGCGTCAGGATGTTCCGCTATTCCGGTATGTAGGAGAGCGCAGGAAGCCCACTGATAAAGTGTTCGTGTGGGGCTTCAGCTACACCGGAGCGCTCGGCATTCCCAGTTTTGTGGTTCCCAACAGCGGCCGGAAAAAGCCGAGAAAATACCAACTGACCCCTTACCGCCTCGACACAGAGCAAAAG atCTCTTCAGCAGCCTGTGGTTATGGCTTCACATTACTGGCATCGAATACCAAAGACATCACTAAAGTGTGGGGTATGGGCCTCAACAAAGATTCCCAGCTGGGTTTCCAACGTACCCAACACAACCGGC ATAAAAGTTATGAATATGTGTTGGAGCCGTCCCCTGTGTCTCTGCCGCTGGCGAACCCTCAGGAGACTCGAGTCCTCCAGGTTTCCTGTGGTCGAGCGCATTCTTTAGTGCTCACAGACTCTGAAGGAG TGTTCAGCATGGGTAATAATGCTCACGGTCAGTGCGGGAGGAAAATCATTGAGGATGAAGTTTACAG TGGCAGCCATGTTGTCCACAAGATAGACGGATTTGATAGTCGAGTTATTCAG GTGGTGTGTGGGCAGGACCACAGTTTATTCCTGACTGAATCTGGATCTGTGTATGCCTGTGGCTGGGgggcagatggacagacag GTCTGGGTCATCACAACAAGGCTGCGTTGCCTGTCCGAGTTGGTGGTGACCTGGACGGGGTCAAAGTTCAGCAGGTGAGCACCTATGGAGATTGCAGCTTGGCCGTGTCCGAGGATGGTCACGTCTTTGGCTGGGGAAACTCGGAGTACCTGCAACTTGCCTCCGTCACCGAAACCACACAG GTCAGCTCTCCACGGCTGCTTCCTCTGAAAGGAATAGGGAAGGTGAAGCAGGCGGCATGTGGAGGAACTCAGGTCGCTGTACTGAACG AGGATGGAGAAGTGTTTGTTTGGGGTTATGGAATCCTGGGAAAAGGGCCTAATCTGTCTGAAGCCGAGACCCCAGAGAAGGTGCCAGCGACGCTTTTCGGGAAATCCGAATTCAACCCAACGGTGAAGGTGTCCCACATCCGCTGTGGCCTCAACCACTTTGCAGCCATCACAG atcGTGGTGAGCTGTTCGTCTGGGGCAAGAACGTGCGAGGATGTCTTGGCATCGGGAAACGGGATGATCAGTATTTTCCATGGCGG GTGACCGTTCCGGGCCACGTGGTGGACGTTGCATGTGGCGTGGATCATATGGTGGCGCTGGTCAAGTCTCTCATTTGA
- the ncf1 gene encoding neutrophil cytosol factor 1 gives MAEIYVQHIELLGFEKRFYPSQHYVYMIMVKWSDQSEKLIYRKYPEIHTFHKSLKEIFPIEAGDINPKDRIIPHLPAPKWLDSQKSTETRQGTLTEYFQSLLNMPSKISHCQLVRNFFKVRPDDESPPAPNVQKRNETYVTSRDRARTATSEITGPIMLETYRVIADYSKTSKYELNLKAGDSVDIVEKSSNGWWFCQCEAQRGWAPASYLEPLDGPDESEEPEPNYAGEMYKTTKAYHAVEEDEISLEVGETVEVIHKLLDGWWVVRKGEETGHYPSMFLWSTGEKKEVEAERSPVTRNTPPPRRSTIRNPQSIHTKGRQRISQDSYRRQSRKYLQQRGRLASQPRKNSRSTAEENPENTAKEAAKEEAKKTPAIPPRPSQELIMERCTENTRKRISIHAN, from the exons ATGGCAGAAATATACGTGCAACACATAGAGCTTTTGGGCTTTGAGAAAAGGTTCTACCCAAGTCAGCATTAT GTCTACATGATCATGGTGAAATGGAGCGATCAGTCAGAGAAACTGATCTACAGAAAATATCCAGAAATCCATACTTTCCAT AAATCCCTGAAGGAGATCTTCCCGATCGAGGCGGGTGACATTAATCCCAAAGATCGTATAATTCCCCATCTGCCAG CTCCGAAATGGCTCGACAGCCAGAAGTCAACTGAGACTAGACAAGGGACTCTGACGGAATACTTCCAGTCTCTGCTCAACATGCCTTCGAAGATCTCCCACTGTCAGCTAGTCAGGAACTTCTTCAAAGTACGGCCAGATGATGAGAGTCCACCAGCTCCTAATGT ACAAAAAAGGAACGAGACCTATGTCACGTCCAGGGATAGAGCAAGGACCGCCACCTCTG AAATCACAGGTCCAATCATGCTGGAAACCTACAGAGTGATAGCCGATTACAGCAAAACCTCAAAATATGAGCTCAACCTGAAGGCAGGAGATTCAGTGGACATTGTGGAGAAAAGTTCCAATG gTTGGTGGTTCTGCCAGTGTGAAGCACAGAGAGGATGGGCTCCAGCCTCTTATCTAGAACCACTAGATGGACCTGATGAGTCTGAAGAGCCGGAGCCCAATTACGCGG GAGAGATGTACAAAACCACAAAAGCCTACCATGCAGTGGAAGAAGATGAGATCAGCCTGGAGGTTGGAGAAACCGTTGAGGTCATCCATAAGCTACTGGATGGCTGGTGGGTGGTCAG gaaaggagaggagacaGGGCACTACCCCTCCATGTTCCTTTGGAGTACCGGGGAAAAGAAGGAAGTGGAGGCTGAAAGGAGCCCTGTGACCAGGAACACTCCACCACCCAGGAG ATCAACTATACGCAACCCCCAGAGCATCCACACCAAAGGTCGTCAACGAATCAGCCAAGATTCATACCGCAGACAGAGCCGCAAATACTTACAGCAGCGAGGACGACTTGCGTCCCAGCCGAGGAAAAACTCCAGATCTACAGCGGAGGAAAATCCAG AAAACACCGCAAAAGAAGCTGCAAAAGAAGAAGCGAAGAAAACCCCAGCTATTCCTCCAAGGCCTAGCCAGGAGCTCATTATGGAGCGCTGCACGGAAAACACACGCAAGAGAATCAGCATCCACGCCAACTGA